A single window of Gossypium hirsutum isolate 1008001.06 chromosome A10, Gossypium_hirsutum_v2.1, whole genome shotgun sequence DNA harbors:
- the LOC107925295 gene encoding E3 ubiquitin-protein ligase RMA1H1, whose translation MDFEQYYAREWRTVPGASTPESLNGNFNCNICLDFAHEPIVTLCGHLYCWPCIYKWLHVQSASLASDEHPQCPVCKAGISHTTMVPLYGRGQSESELQGKALYRGMVIPPRPPASSSHPLLSPTSPNSQQLPYRNPYQNQNYDPHASYEHDSSSPLLNLGGSRVTGFHHPLVGMFGEMVYARVFGNSESIYAYPNPHYLTGNGNNPRLRRHEMQADRSLNRISIFLFCCFLLCLIVF comes from the coding sequence ATGGATTTTGAACAATATTATGCTCGGGAATGGAGGACCGTCCCAGGTGCTTCAACACCAGAGAGTTTGAATGGTAACTTCAACTGCAATATCTGCTTAGATTTTGCACATGAGCCGATTGTTACACTCTGCGGTCACCTTTACTGCTGGCCTTGCATCTATAAATGGCTTCATGTCCAGAGTGCCTCCCTTGCCTCAGACGAGCATCCACAGTGCCCTGTTTGCAAAGCCGGTATATCTCACACTACCATGGTTCCCCTTTACGGTCGTGGCCAATCTGAATCCGAACTTCAAGGCAAGGCACTTTATAGGGGTATGGTGATACCTCCAAGACCACCGGCGAGCAGTTCACATCCTCTCTTATCACCTACATCCCCGAACAGTCAGCAGCTTCCTTATCGCAACCCTTACCAAAACCAAAACTACGACCCCCATGCTTCCTACGAACACGATTCATCCTCCCCGTTGCTAAACCTCGGAGGTTCCAGAGTGACCGGATTCCATCATCCGCTTGTTGGGATGTTTGGAGAGATGGTATATGCAAGGGTGTTCGGAAATTCGGAAAGCATATACGCATATCCGAACCCACACTACCTAACGGGAAATGGTAATAACCCGAGGTTGAGAAGACATGAGATGCAGGCTGATAGGTCACTGAATAGAATTTCAATCTTCCTCTTCTGTTGTTTCCTTTTGTGCTTGATTGTATTTTGA
- the LOC121208551 gene encoding uncharacterized protein: MSTSKARNKKRGSESLLGKSDPKTRLIDDFDPDPDLSNDLKGIMSALQLIKEKAQKDGKKKNEETISSVAAEIRSKLDDLKSKFEKERQTFAKALTKSSKECENCLKSETAKFQEVYEKFCKEKTIHMQSLKDTISRFEEDKERLFVRYEQLRKKEKSLIIEQEKFYADKITQLEESLKKKKQDERTFSILRKTLGSFLDNGSDEDFPPED, from the exons ATGTCAACGAGCAAAGCAAGAAACAAAAAGCGTGGATCGGAGTCCTTGCTCGGAAAATCGGATCCGAAAACCCGACTCATTGATGATTTCGATCCTGATCCTGATCTTTCTAA TGATCTCAAAGGGATCATGTCGGCTCTGCAACTGATAAAAGAAAAAGCACAAAAGGACGGGAAAaagaagaacgaagagacaatttccag TGTGGCTGCCGAGATAAGATCTAAGCTTGATGATCTGAAGTCAAAATTTGAGAAGGAAAG ACAAACATTTGCCAAGGCACTTACAAAGAGCTCAAAAGAG TGTGAAAATTGCTTGAAGAGTGAGACTGCTAAGTTTCAAGAGGTTTACGAGAAATTCTGCAAAGAAAAAACTATCCACATGCAGTCTTTGAAAG ATACTATTTCCAGATTTGAGGAAGACAAAGAAAGGCTGTTTGTGCGATATGAACAATTGA GGAAGAAAGAGAAGAGCTTGATAATCGAGCAAGAGAAATTCTATGCTGATAAAATTACTCAGTTGGAGGAGTcattgaagaaaaagaaacag GATGAAAGAACTTTCAGCATTTTGAGGAAAACTCTTGGGTCTTTCCTCGACAATGGTTCGGATGAAGACTTCCCACCTGAAGATTGA
- the LOC107925168 gene encoding probable 2-carboxy-D-arabinitol-1-phosphatase, whose product MVCEALSLTIPFFTNLASNDAKLATNRYNLCRSTPRIRCSSSSAEGPVTADKLENDYALTGSAYDFERGTISITRESLSSPKKVILVRHGLSTWNEEGRVQGSSNLSVLTEAGVKQAERCRHALANMHFDQCFSSPISRAKTTAEVLWQGREEPLVFLDSLKEAHLFFLEGMKNVDAKVIYPKEYITWREDPANFYVNGVYPLRRLWATARDAWREILFTPGESFLVVTHKSIVRALICTALGLPPERFRSIDVNNGGISTFVFNKRGEAMLKSLNMTAHMYSDHVYLS is encoded by the exons ATGGTTTGTGAAGCTCTGTCCTTAACCATCCCTTTCTTTACAAATTTAGCCTCCAACGATGCTAAACTAGCTACTAACCGCTATAATTTATGTCGTTCAACTCCAAGAATTCGATGCTCAAGTTCCAGTGCAGAAGGGCCTGTAACTGCTG ATAAACTTGAAAATGATTATGCCTTGACTGGTTCTGcttatgattttgaaagaggTACCATATCGATTACTCGTGAGTCCTTATCTTCTCCAAAGAAGGTAATTCTTGTAAGGCATGGCCTTAGCACTTGGAATGAAGAGGGTAGAGTTCAG GGCAGCTCAAACTTATCTGTGCTAACAGAAGCCGGAGTGAAACAAGCTGAAAGGTGTAGGCATGCCCTTGCAAATATGCACTTTGATCAGTGTTTTTCAAGTCCGATATCCCGTGCTAAG ACTACTGCTGAAGTGTTATGGCAAGGGAGGGAAGAGCCATTGGTTTTCCTTGATTCACTGAAGGAAGCCCATCTCTTTTTCCTTGAAGGCATGAAAAATG TGGATGCTAAGGTGATATATCCAAAGGAGTACATAACATGGAGAGAGGATCCGGCGAATTTCTACGTCAACGGTGTTTACCCTCTTCGGAGACTATGGGCAACAGCTAGAGATGCTTGGAGGGAAATATTGTTCACGCCG GGTGAAAGTTTTTTAGTTGTCACTCACAAATCAATTGTAAGGGCACTTATCTGCACAGCTTTAGGGCTACCCCCTGAGAG GTTTCGGTCAATCGATGTGAACAATGGTGGTATATCCACATTTGTGTTCAACAAAAGAGGGGAAGCAATGCTTAAGTCATTGAATATGACTGCTCATATGTATAGCGATCATGTGTATCTTTCTTGA
- the LOC107925167 gene encoding uncharacterized protein: protein MKPPKLLRLVYPKNHSKTHFLHLSPFLFFTFFILLQASLIHAEIPLEYIKHCNGVVPVSPAEPTTLFPSPTTVSNNLDFKIGYFSGGDSIFFQSNTAVDVPKAATFSAQFSHDIFGSNKTRIYKVQGKLVLQIPKSFSLPSPNGGILNPRRGLRRQFRIRGPKIPVIGRGAPSFSLGGFWSESTGRLCMIGSGISNGNAGKFRTFNVVLKLNYSNNFNVSGTLISGALQSLDSEHSSSYFEPVPILGIRNSENYEFSLVDNGKDGSCLSEGENLDVNKANGGFCSVVVQRKIRFELDYGNCDQVNCSFVIKDVKFVPSFMFFKHIKCVDKGKMQVLLGFRNSSWTRNYFPFDPNKTLIGEGAWDEKKNSFCGVACRILKFGNSLNGTLIGDCSIKFSLRYPKVLSLRNRDSIVGKIWSDKNKEDPSYFDMIRFRSVWEVSPGLKNVPGLRYEYTEVDSARIVYASKHVAEHKGKTYPNADSIDMRFDMSVIDSKGESAWGIANPMFVGAQPYKYQSYSLLPLSFESAIPSNNDSRLLNISYQISYTYYSSNRPVLAQGFEISAEGVYDRHTGVLCMVGCKHVRYKNHSSIKTDSLDCDILVTIHFSPINVAEKYRVKGRIESTRIKSDPLYFGPINFSSRSFYAGQAKESIWRMDLEITMVLISNTLACLFVGMQLFHVKRHPEVLPFISVLMLVVLTLGHMIPLLLNFEALFVKNSNQQNAFLESGGWLEVNEIIVRAVTMVAFLLQFRLLQLTWSIRQGDDSQKGFWDAEKKALYVSLPLYLTGGLIAWFVHRWKNSHQTPFLQPHHKRLRMVPYQNRFYHQTSFWTDFKSYGGLILDGFLLPQILFNIFSKSNETALAASFYIGTTLVRLLPHAYDLYRAHSSSGYLDLSYIYANHKMDFYSTAWDIIIPCGGLLFAIFVFLQQRYGGQYLLPKRFRKDAVYEKVSVDNSEELQGETVQKNFYSL from the coding sequence ATGAAGCCGCCAAAACTTCTTCGTTTAGTTTACCCAAAAAACCATTCGAAAACCCATTTTTTACATCTAAGTCCCTTCCTCTTCTTCACCTTCTTTATCCTCCTTCAAGCCTCCTTAATCCATGCTGAAATCCCATTAGAGTACATCAAACACTGTAACGGCGTCGTTCCGGTATCTCCGGCGGAGCCTACCACTCTTTTTCCCAGCCCCACCACCGTTTCTAACAACCTCGACTTTAAAATTGGGTATTTCAGTGGCGGAGACTCCATTTTTTTCCAATCAAATACAGCCGTCGATGTGCCCAAAGCAGCTACGTTTAGTGCTCAGTTTTCTCACGACATCTTTGGTAGTAATAAAACCCGAATTTATAAAGTTCAAGGAAAGCTCGTTTTACAAATTCCTAAATCATTTTCCCTTCCTTCTCCAAATGGCGGTATCTTAAACCCTCGCCGAGGCTTACGGCGGCAGTTCCGGATCAGGGGACCGAAAATCCCAGTCATCGGAAGGGGAGCGCCAAGTTTTTCGCTTGGTGGGTTTTGGTCGGAATCAACTGGGAGGCTTTGTATGATTGGATCAGGGATAAGCAATGGCAATGCAGGTAAATTCAGGACTTTTAATGTTGTTCTTAAGCTAAATTACTCGAATAATTTCAATGTTTCTGGTACTTTAATCTCTGGGGCTCTTCAAAGTTTGGATTCTGAACATAGTTCGAGTTACTTTGAGCCTGTTCCCATATTGGGCATTAGAAACTCCGAGAATTATGAGTTTAGTTTGGTTGATAATGGAAAGGATGGTTCTTGTTTAAGTGAGGGAGAAAATTTGGATGTTAATAAAGCAAATGGGGGATTTTGTTCAGTGGTTGTTCAACGTAAGATTAGGTTTGAATTGGATTATGGAAATTGTGATCAAGTTAATTGCAGTTTTGTCattaaagatgttaaatttgttCCTAGTTTCATGTTCTTTAAGCATATTAAGTGTGTGGATAAAGGGAAAATGCAGGTTTTGTTGGGTTTTCGGAACTCGAGTTGGACCCGTAATTATTTCCCTTTCGATCCTAACAAGACATTGATCGGTGAGGGAGCATGGGATGAGAAGAAGAATAGTTTTTGCGGTGTTGCTTGTCGAATTTTGAAATTCGGGAATTCTTTGAATGGAACATTAATTGGGGATTGTTCGATTAAGTTTAGCTTGAGATACCCCAAGGTTTTGTCATTGAGAAATAGGGATTCGATTGTGGGGAAAATTTGGAGTGATAAAAACAAGGAGGATCCGAGTTACTTTGATATGATTCGGTTCAGGAGTGTTTGGGAAGTATCACCTGGGTTAAAGAATGTTCCTGGTTTAAGATACGAGTATACTGAGGTTGACAGTGCTAGAATAGTTTATGCAAGTAAGCATGTTGCCGAACACAAGGGAAAGACATACCCTAATGCTGATTCGATAGATATGAGATTTGATATGTCAGTGATAGATAGTAAAGGAGAGTCAGCATGGGGTATTGCGAACCCAATGTTTGTGGGTGCTCAGCCTTACAAGTATCAGTCTTACAGTCTTTTACCGTTGTCTTTTGAGTCAGCAATTCCGAGCAATAATGATAGCAGGCTATTGAATATCAGCTATCAGATTAGCTACACGTATTATTCGAGTAACAGACCTGTTTTGGCCCAAGGATTTGAAATTTCTGCTGAGGGTGTATATGATAGACATACCGGTGTTCTATGCATGGTTGGATGTAAACACGTAAGATACAAGAATCATAGTTCGATAAAAACTGATTCATTGGACTGTGACATTTTAGTTACTATCCATTTTTCTCCTATAAATGTTGCAGAAAAGTATCGTGTTAAGGGGAGAATTGAAAGCACACGGATCAAGTCGGACCCTCTTTATTTTGGACCAATTAATTTTTCCTCGAGATCGTTCTATGCTGGACAGGCTAAAGAATCCATTTGGCGAATGGATCTGGAGATTACCATGGTTTTAATTTCCAATACACTCGCATGTCTTTTTGTTGGAATGCAGCTTTTTCATGTGAAGAGACACCCGGAAGTGCTTCCGTTTATCTCTGTCTTGATGCTCGTTGTTCTTACTTTGGGGCACATGATTCCTCTATTGTTGAACTTCGAGGCCTTGTTCGTAAAAAACAGTAATCAACAAAATGCTTTTCTCGAAAGTGGTGGATGGCTCGAAGTAAACGAGATAATAGTAAGGGCGGTAACAATGGTAGCTTTCCTTTTGCAGTTTCGTCTTCTCCAACTCACTTGGTCCATACGGCAAGGTGATGATAGCCAAAAGGGCTTTTGGGACGCAGAGAAAAAAGCATTATACGTATCCCTACCTTTATACCTAACTGGTGGGTTGATAGCTTGGTTCGTGCACCGATGGAAAAACTCCCACCAGACCCCGTTTCTACAACCCCATCACAAACGGCTCCGAATGGTTCCATACCAAAACCGTTTCTACCATCAAACTTCTTTCTGGACCGACTTTAAATCTTACGGCGGTTTGATTCTCGATGGGTTTTTGCTTCCACAGATTCTGTTCAACATCTTCTCCAAATCAAACGAAACAGCTCTTGCTGCTTCGTTTTACATCGGAACAACCCTGGTCCGTCTATTGCCTCACGCATATGATCTTTACAGAGCTCACAGTTCCTCAGGATATCTCGACTTATCGTACATATACGCAAACCACAAAATGGATTTTTATTCTACTGCCTGGGATATCATTATACCTTGTGGTGGTCTGCTCTTCGCCATCTTTGTTTTCTTGCAGCAGCGATACGGAGGTCAGTATTTACTACCTAAACGGTTTCGAAAAGATGCTGTATACGAAAAAGTATCTGTAGATAACAGTGAGGAATTACAAGGGGAAACTGTTCAGAAAAACTTTTATAGCTTGTGA
- the LOC107925175 gene encoding probable ubiquitin-conjugating enzyme E2 24 isoform X2: protein MDMLLTDSDWETFSESGSSEEQEDTEFLYGGRACTILSSLEESIGKIDDLLSFERGFFHGDIVRSVTDPCGQMGRVVDIDMFVDLETVNGKVIKDINSNQLLKIRSISVGDYVVNSTWIGKVDKVVDRVTIVFDDGSKCEVTAMGQDKLVPVSPNIIDDSQYPYYPGQRVRVVPSDYSSSTGWLCGTWRENRDEGTVSSVEAGFVYVDWISSAHLDHDMSASPPSHLQEAKDLTLLVSFPHANWQLGDWCMLSFADGKGTSRKFLHASTHDLINGNWKLEKGFKIRNPGSRPEELFVIIKTRTKVNVTWQDGTCGMGLDSHTLLPVSVANAHEFWPHQFVFEKGTNGDTQRWGVVCGVDAKERTVKVLWRNKAVIQANDFDGEQMEETVSAYELVEHPNYCYCFGDIVVKAIQNHFGDQAEKGTEAASEGKNMKRDENNRPCAYCPSCIGVVIGFEDGNLEVKWASGIPTKVAPYEISRIDKCEGSATTPGLYEENTEDFNQEMFVHETQPNSHKGKELLSFDSAHGSGEKFSWAPASFFRPQAAIELFSSIVSGFLGSLAPVTLLSQESSSFISHSAKEDDILLEKEVSETCNDSAELDPSEMQIFETTNIKQEVEEIEENNMMPRLDETSGRYRQFDMVSDCSDHHFLGESKVLAVSQVKRSWVKKVQQEWSILEKNLPEIIYVRVYEERMDLLRAVLVGAPGTPYHDGLFFFDIFLPSNYPYEPPLVHYHSWGLRLNPNLYESGKVCLSLLNTWTGSDTEVWNPGSSSILQVLLSLQALVLNEKPYFNEAGYDKQLGRAEGETNSVSYNENAFLVTCQSMLYVLRKPPKHFEALVKEHFSKHAETIITACNAYMEGAPVGYALKCGKKDRDENFKGSSTGFKIMLSKLLPKLVEAFSDQGIDCSQFRGLNK from the exons ATGGATATGCTACTCACCGATTCTGATTGGGAAACATTTAGTGAAAGTGGCAGTAGTGAGGAACAAGAAGACACAGAGTTTCTGTATGGTGGCCGGGCTTGTACCATTCTTTCAAGTCTAGAAGAAAGTATTGGGAAAATTGATGACCTTCTCTCGTTTGAGAGGGGGTTCTTTCATGGAGACATTGTACGCTCCGTAACAGATCCATGTGGACAGATGGGCAGAGTTGTTGATATTGATATGTTTGTGGATCTTGAGACTGTTAATGGGAAAGTCATAAAAGATATAAATTCAAACCAACTTTTGAAGATCCGCTCCATTTCTGTTGGGGATTATGTTGTTAATTCGACTTGGATTGGTAAAGTGGATAAAGTTGTTGACCGTGTTACTATTGTCTTTGATGACGGTTCAAAATGTGAAGTCACTGCCATGGGTCAAGACAAGCTTGTGCCTGTTTCTCCCAACATAATTGACGACTCGCAATATCCGTATTATCCAGGACAGAGAGTACGGGTTGTGCCTTCGGATTATTCTAGTTCAACTGGATGGTTATGTGGTACCTGGAGGGAAAATCGGGATGAAGGAACTGTTTCTAGTGTGGAAGCAGGTTTTGTTTATGTTGATTGGATTTCCTCTGCTCACCTAGATCATGATATGAGTGCCTCTCCTCCCTCGCATTTGCAGGAGGCAAAAGACTTAACTTTGTTGGTGTCTTTTCCCCATGCAAATTGGCAGCTCGGTGATTGGTGTATGCTTTCTTTTGCTGATGGCAAGGGAACTTCTCGAAAGTTTCTCCATGCATCAACTCATGACTTGATTAACGGTAACTGGAAACTAGAAAAAGGATTTAAAATAAGAAACCCGGGATCAAGACCGGAGGAACTCTTTGTTATCATCAAGACAAGGACCAAAGTTAATGTTACATGGCAAGATGGTACTTGCGGTATGGGACTAGATTCACATACTTTACTTCCTGTTAGTGTTGCAAACGCACACGAATTTTGGCCTCATCAGTTTGTCTTTGAAAAGGGAACCAATGGCGATACTCAAAGATGGGGTGTGGTTTGCGGTGTGGATGCAAAAGAACGAACGGTTAAGGTACTGTGGAGAAATAAAGCTGTGATTCAAGCAAATGATTTTGACGGAGAGCAGATGGAGGAAACTGTTAGTGCTTATGAACTTGTTGAGCACCCAAATTACTGCTACTGTTTCGGTGACATTGTGGTTAAGGCAATTCAGAACCATTTTGGCGATCAGGCTGAAAAAGGTACCGAAGCTGCTTCGGAAGGCAAAAACATGAAAAGGGATGAGAACAACCGTCCCTGTGCATATTGTCCATCCTGTATCGGCGTTGTCATTGGGTTTGAAGATGGAAACTTGGAGGTGAAATGGGCTTCTGGTATTCCAACAAAG GTTGCACCATATGAAATTTCCCGTATTGATAAGTGTGAAGGTTCAGCTACAACTCCCGGTCTCTATGAAGAAAATACCGAGGATTTTAACCAAGAGATGTTCGTGCATGAGACACAGCCTAATAGCCACAAAGGAAAG gAGTTGCTGAGTTTCGATAGTGCACATGGAAGTGGCGAGAAATTCTCATGGGCACCTGCTTCCTTCTTCCGTCCTCAAGCTGCTATTGAATTATTCTCTAGCATTGTTTCTGGCTTCCTTGGATCCCTTGCTCCCGTAACACTTTTAAGCCAAGAGTCATCTAGTTTTATTTCTCATAGTGCAAAAGAAGATGACATTCTTCTCGAGAAAGAAGTCTCAGAAACTTGCAATGACTCTGCCGAGCTAGATCCGAGCGAGATGCAGATATTCGAAACAACAAACATAAAGCAGGAAGTAGAAGAGATCGAAGAAAACAATATGATGCCGAGACTCGACGAGACTTCCGGTCGATACAGGCAGTTTGATATGGTTAGTGATTGCTCCGATCACCATTTCCTTGGTGAAAGCAAGGTGTTGGCCGTGTCTCAG GTGAAACGAAGTTGGGTGAAAAAGGTTCAACAAGAATGGAGTATCCTAGAGAAAAATCTCCCTG AAATTATCTATGTTCGTGTTTACGAGGAAAGGATGGATCTACTACGAGCGGTACTTGTTGGTGCCCCTGGCACGCCCTACCATGACGGGCTgttcttttttgacatttttctcCCTTCTAACTATCCGTACGAACCACCT TTGGTTCACTACCATTCATGGGGGCTACGCCTCAATCCGAACCTGTATGAATCAGGGAAGGTTTGCTTAAGCCTTCTAAATACGTGGACAGGTTCCGACACTGAGGTCTGGAATCCAGGAAGCTCCTCGATTCTACAAGTTCTTCTGTCCCTCCAGGCTCTTGTGCTTAATGAGAAACCTTATTTCAACGAAGCTGGATACGATAAACAGTTAGGAAGAGCCGAGGGGGAGACAAATTCGGTGAGCTACAATGAAAACGCGTTCCTCGTCACCTGCCAGTCTATGCTTTATGTACTCCGCAAGCCGCCCAAG CATTTCGAGGCACTTGTCAAGGAGCATTTTAGTAAACATGCTGAAACCATCATCACAGCTTGCAATGCATACATGGAAGGTGCACCAGTAGGATATGCTCTCAAATGCGGCAAAAAAGACCGTGATGAAAACTTCAAAGGAAGTTCAACTGGGTTCAAAATCATGCTCTCGAAGCTTCTCCCGAAGCTTGTGGAGGCATTTTCGGATCAGGGAATTGATTGCAGCCAATTCCGAGGGCTGAATAAGTGA
- the LOC107925175 gene encoding probable ubiquitin-conjugating enzyme E2 24 isoform X1, whose protein sequence is MDMLLTDSDWETFSESGSSEEQEDTEFLYGGRACTILSSLEESIGKIDDLLSFERGFFHGDIVRSVTDPCGQMGRVVDIDMFVDLETVNGKVIKDINSNQLLKIRSISVGDYVVNSTWIGKVDKVVDRVTIVFDDGSKCEVTAMGQDKLVPVSPNIIDDSQYPYYPGQRVRVVPSDYSSSTGWLCGTWRENRDEGTVSSVEAGFVYVDWISSAHLDHDMSASPPSHLQEAKDLTLLVSFPHANWQLGDWCMLSFADGKGTSRKFLHASTHDLINGNWKLEKGFKIRNPGSRPEELFVIIKTRTKVNVTWQDGTCGMGLDSHTLLPVSVANAHEFWPHQFVFEKGTNGDTQRWGVVCGVDAKERTVKVLWRNKAVIQANDFDGEQMEETVSAYELVEHPNYCYCFGDIVVKAIQNHFGDQAEKGTEAASEGKNMKRDENNRPCAYCPSCIGVVIGFEDGNLEVKWASGIPTKVAPYEISRIDKCEGSATTPGLYEENTEDFNQEMFVHETQPNSHKGKELLSFDSAHGSGEKFSWAPASFFRPQAAIELFSSIVSGFLGSLAPVTLLSQESSSFISHSAKEDDILLEKEVSETCNDSAELDPSEMQIFETTNIKQEVEEIEENNMMPRLDETSGRYRQFDMVSDCSDHHFLGESKVLAVSQVKRSWVKKVQQEWSILEKNLPAEIIYVRVYEERMDLLRAVLVGAPGTPYHDGLFFFDIFLPSNYPYEPPLVHYHSWGLRLNPNLYESGKVCLSLLNTWTGSDTEVWNPGSSSILQVLLSLQALVLNEKPYFNEAGYDKQLGRAEGETNSVSYNENAFLVTCQSMLYVLRKPPKHFEALVKEHFSKHAETIITACNAYMEGAPVGYALKCGKKDRDENFKGSSTGFKIMLSKLLPKLVEAFSDQGIDCSQFRGLNK, encoded by the exons ATGGATATGCTACTCACCGATTCTGATTGGGAAACATTTAGTGAAAGTGGCAGTAGTGAGGAACAAGAAGACACAGAGTTTCTGTATGGTGGCCGGGCTTGTACCATTCTTTCAAGTCTAGAAGAAAGTATTGGGAAAATTGATGACCTTCTCTCGTTTGAGAGGGGGTTCTTTCATGGAGACATTGTACGCTCCGTAACAGATCCATGTGGACAGATGGGCAGAGTTGTTGATATTGATATGTTTGTGGATCTTGAGACTGTTAATGGGAAAGTCATAAAAGATATAAATTCAAACCAACTTTTGAAGATCCGCTCCATTTCTGTTGGGGATTATGTTGTTAATTCGACTTGGATTGGTAAAGTGGATAAAGTTGTTGACCGTGTTACTATTGTCTTTGATGACGGTTCAAAATGTGAAGTCACTGCCATGGGTCAAGACAAGCTTGTGCCTGTTTCTCCCAACATAATTGACGACTCGCAATATCCGTATTATCCAGGACAGAGAGTACGGGTTGTGCCTTCGGATTATTCTAGTTCAACTGGATGGTTATGTGGTACCTGGAGGGAAAATCGGGATGAAGGAACTGTTTCTAGTGTGGAAGCAGGTTTTGTTTATGTTGATTGGATTTCCTCTGCTCACCTAGATCATGATATGAGTGCCTCTCCTCCCTCGCATTTGCAGGAGGCAAAAGACTTAACTTTGTTGGTGTCTTTTCCCCATGCAAATTGGCAGCTCGGTGATTGGTGTATGCTTTCTTTTGCTGATGGCAAGGGAACTTCTCGAAAGTTTCTCCATGCATCAACTCATGACTTGATTAACGGTAACTGGAAACTAGAAAAAGGATTTAAAATAAGAAACCCGGGATCAAGACCGGAGGAACTCTTTGTTATCATCAAGACAAGGACCAAAGTTAATGTTACATGGCAAGATGGTACTTGCGGTATGGGACTAGATTCACATACTTTACTTCCTGTTAGTGTTGCAAACGCACACGAATTTTGGCCTCATCAGTTTGTCTTTGAAAAGGGAACCAATGGCGATACTCAAAGATGGGGTGTGGTTTGCGGTGTGGATGCAAAAGAACGAACGGTTAAGGTACTGTGGAGAAATAAAGCTGTGATTCAAGCAAATGATTTTGACGGAGAGCAGATGGAGGAAACTGTTAGTGCTTATGAACTTGTTGAGCACCCAAATTACTGCTACTGTTTCGGTGACATTGTGGTTAAGGCAATTCAGAACCATTTTGGCGATCAGGCTGAAAAAGGTACCGAAGCTGCTTCGGAAGGCAAAAACATGAAAAGGGATGAGAACAACCGTCCCTGTGCATATTGTCCATCCTGTATCGGCGTTGTCATTGGGTTTGAAGATGGAAACTTGGAGGTGAAATGGGCTTCTGGTATTCCAACAAAG GTTGCACCATATGAAATTTCCCGTATTGATAAGTGTGAAGGTTCAGCTACAACTCCCGGTCTCTATGAAGAAAATACCGAGGATTTTAACCAAGAGATGTTCGTGCATGAGACACAGCCTAATAGCCACAAAGGAAAG gAGTTGCTGAGTTTCGATAGTGCACATGGAAGTGGCGAGAAATTCTCATGGGCACCTGCTTCCTTCTTCCGTCCTCAAGCTGCTATTGAATTATTCTCTAGCATTGTTTCTGGCTTCCTTGGATCCCTTGCTCCCGTAACACTTTTAAGCCAAGAGTCATCTAGTTTTATTTCTCATAGTGCAAAAGAAGATGACATTCTTCTCGAGAAAGAAGTCTCAGAAACTTGCAATGACTCTGCCGAGCTAGATCCGAGCGAGATGCAGATATTCGAAACAACAAACATAAAGCAGGAAGTAGAAGAGATCGAAGAAAACAATATGATGCCGAGACTCGACGAGACTTCCGGTCGATACAGGCAGTTTGATATGGTTAGTGATTGCTCCGATCACCATTTCCTTGGTGAAAGCAAGGTGTTGGCCGTGTCTCAG GTGAAACGAAGTTGGGTGAAAAAGGTTCAACAAGAATGGAGTATCCTAGAGAAAAATCTCCCTG CAGAAATTATCTATGTTCGTGTTTACGAGGAAAGGATGGATCTACTACGAGCGGTACTTGTTGGTGCCCCTGGCACGCCCTACCATGACGGGCTgttcttttttgacatttttctcCCTTCTAACTATCCGTACGAACCACCT TTGGTTCACTACCATTCATGGGGGCTACGCCTCAATCCGAACCTGTATGAATCAGGGAAGGTTTGCTTAAGCCTTCTAAATACGTGGACAGGTTCCGACACTGAGGTCTGGAATCCAGGAAGCTCCTCGATTCTACAAGTTCTTCTGTCCCTCCAGGCTCTTGTGCTTAATGAGAAACCTTATTTCAACGAAGCTGGATACGATAAACAGTTAGGAAGAGCCGAGGGGGAGACAAATTCGGTGAGCTACAATGAAAACGCGTTCCTCGTCACCTGCCAGTCTATGCTTTATGTACTCCGCAAGCCGCCCAAG CATTTCGAGGCACTTGTCAAGGAGCATTTTAGTAAACATGCTGAAACCATCATCACAGCTTGCAATGCATACATGGAAGGTGCACCAGTAGGATATGCTCTCAAATGCGGCAAAAAAGACCGTGATGAAAACTTCAAAGGAAGTTCAACTGGGTTCAAAATCATGCTCTCGAAGCTTCTCCCGAAGCTTGTGGAGGCATTTTCGGATCAGGGAATTGATTGCAGCCAATTCCGAGGGCTGAATAAGTGA